Genomic DNA from Blattabacterium cuenoti:
CATGAATCTAAATATATAGGATATGATTCAAATTATACAATATATGATAAAAAAGATTCAGAAAATATTATTAAAAAAATATTAGAAAAATTAAAATTAGATAAAATTTTTAATTTCAAAACTATAACAAAAATAATATCTAATTATAAAAATAATTTTTCTTTTTCAGAAAATATAAAAATTAAAAAATCATTTAAAGAAATATATGATTGTTATGTTAAACAATGTTTTAAATCAAAAGCACTAGATTTTGATGATATATTATTATATACTAATTATATATTTTATTACTTTCCAGAAGTACTTATAAAATATCAGAATAAATTTAAATATATTTTAATTGATGAATACCAAGATACTAATATTATACAACATAATATTATAAAGCATTTATCTATTAAAAATAAAAATATTTTTGTAGTTGGAGATGATTTTCAAAATATTTATACTTTTCGTGGAGCTAAAGTATCTAATATTAAAAATTTTCATATTGAATATAATAAAACTAAAATATTTTATTTAGAACAAAATTATAGATCTACTGATTATATTGTTAAAGCATCTAATAAAATTATTTCTTTTAATAAAAATCAAATATTAAAAAATGTTTGGACAAATAATGAAAAAGGTGAAAAAATAAAAATATACGGGGCTTATTCTGATAGAGAAGAAGCTCAATATATAGTAGAATCTATTATTTCTATTAAAAAAAATAGTAAATATCAATATAAAGATTTTTCTATTTTATATAGAACAAATTCTCAATCATATATTATTGAATATGTTTTAAAAAATAATAAAATTCCATATAAAATATATGGTAATATATCTTTAGAAAAAAGAAAAGAAATTAAAGATATACTATCATATCTAAATTTTATAAATAATCCTAATGACGAAGAATCATTAAGTAAAATTCTAAAAATAAATACAAAAAATAAAGAATTTATAAATTTTATTATAAAATCAACAAGAGAAAGAGAAAATAATGTATTTAATATAATTCAAAATATTAATTCAGTTCATAAAACATTAATGATAAACAAAAAAATTAAAAATAAAATTCAATATATATTTTATATATTAAAAAAAATTTTTTTGATAAAAAATAAGATAAATGCTTATGAAATAATAGAAAACATAATTAACAATATTTTTTTACATGAAAAATATTACAATAATAAATCAATTGTTAGATTAAAATATTTTTTTTTACAAGAAAAAAAATTAGAAATAAAAAAAAATATTAGTATTACAGAATTTTTACAAGATTTTTATTTTGAAGAAAAAAATAATATAAGTAAAGAACATGAATATGTAAAAAATGATAAAGTATCTTTAATGACTGTACATTTATCTAAAGGATTAGAATTTCCAGTCGTATTTATTACTGGATTAGAAGAAAATATTTTTCCATCAACAAAATTTAATTTAAATGTTGATACAAAAAAAATAGAAGAAGAACGTAGATTGTTTTACGTTGCAATTACAAGAGCAAAAAAATTAGCTATTTTAACATATGCAAAATATAGATTTTTATGGGGAAACAAAAAAATAAATGATCCTAGTCGTTTTATTAATGAAATAAGTAAAGATTTTATTAGTATAGATAACATAAATACTAAAAAAATAAATAATATAAAATGTTTTAATAGTTTAAAATATTATGATGAAAAAAAATATAATTTATCAAAAATAATAAAAAAAGGAGAAAAAGTATTTCATAAAAAATTTGGATTAGGTATTGTATTATATTTGCAAAATAATAATCAAATAGCTACTATTAAATTTCAAAAATTAGGAGTAAAAAAAATACTATTAAAATTAAATAAACTTATTACTTTATAATAATAGTCAAAGTTTATAAACTTATAATAATTAGTTTTATAAAAAAACAGTTTTTACAAAATAAAATGAACAAACTAAAAAAGTTTCATTACAGTAGTTTTTTTATACAAAAAATAATTTTTTTTGTAGCTATTATTTTATTTTTTATAAAATTTATTAGTTGGCATATAACTTTATCTCTATCTATATTTAGTGATGCAATGGAAAGTTTGATAAATATAGTTAGTGGATTTATAGGATTATGCAGTTTATATATATCTTCTTTGCCTAAAGATAGAAATCATCCATATGGACATGGAAAAATAGAATTTATATCTACTGCAATAGAAGGTTTTTTAATTTTTATTATAGGAATAACTGTATTTATAAATACTTTTATAAGAATAAAAAATAATTATAATAAATTTTATTTATTAAAATTAGATTATGGTATAATATTAATGTTTATAACTGCAATAATCAATTATATATTAGGAATATGGGCTTGTAAAATAGGTAATAAAAATGGAACTATAACTTTAATAGCTAGTGGAAAACATCTTCAAATAGATACTTATTCCACAATTGGAATTATAATTGGATTAATATTTTTAAATAAAACTAAATGTACATGGATAGATTCTTTTATATCCATTATTTTTTCATGTATGATTTTATATACAGGAATAAAATTATTAAGAAATGCTGCTGCAGGAATTATGGATGAATACGATAAAAAACTTATTAAAAAACTATCTTTTTATCTTAATAAAAAAAGATCAATATACTGGATAGATTTACATCATTTAAAAATAATAAAATATGGAAGTGCCTTACATATTGATTGTCATCTTACTGTTCCATGGTTTTTTAATATAAAAGATGCTAATAGGGAAGTTAAAATACTTACTCAATTAACTAGAAATAAATTTGGAAATAAAGTTGATTTATCCGTGCATATAGATGCCTGCACTGATTATAATTGCATATTTTGTTATAATAACAAATGTAGATTTAGAAAAAAAAATTTTCAGAATAAAATTTTATGGACGTTAAATGAAATATCTTATTTTAAAAAAAAAAATAAATATTAAAAAATAAGATTTTATTTTTATAAAAAATCTTTTTTTAAATGGAATATAATACCAATCGTTTTAGATTAGTCATGCCAGAATATGGAAGAAATATTCACAAGATGATAGATATAGCAATAAAAATAAAAAATAAAAAAAAAAGAAACAAATTTGCATGTGAAATTATAAAATTAATGACAGAATTTGTCAAATATAAAAAAAAATTAATTCCATATTTTAAACATATATTATGGAATCAGTTATTGATTATGTCTAATTATAAATTAGATATTGATTTACCATTTCCTATAGAACACAATAATGTAATTAAAAAACATTACTATAATAAAAAAATTAATTATCCAAAATATTTAAACGATTTTCGATATTATGGAAAAATTATAAGATATATGATAAATTCAGTAATAAATTGTAAAAATAAACTTAAAAAGAAAGAATTATTATATTCTATCGCAAATACTATGAAAAAAAATTATTTAAGATGGAATAAAAATATAGTAGAAGATAATATAATATTTAAAGATTTAGAAAAACTTTCTAAAGGAAAAATATGTTTATTAAACAATAATACTCCATTATTGCAAAATTCTAAAATATTAAAAAAAATACGAATATATAAAAATAATAATGGGAATATTTAAAATAGAAGGTGGATACCCATTAAAAGGAGAAATAACACCACAAGGGTCTAAAAACGAATCTTTACAAATATTATGTGCTGTTTTATTAACTAAAGAAAAATTAAGAATAAAAAATGTTCCAGAAATAGGAGATGTAAAATGTTTGATTAAAATACTTTATAAATTAGGTGTTATAGTAGAAAAAAATAATACTGGAGATTATACTTTTCAAGCAAAAAATATAAATACTAAATATTTAAAAACAAAAGATTTTATTAATCTAGGAAAATCTATTAGAGGCTCTATTATGATAGCTGGACCATTACTTAGTAGATATGGTAGTGTTAATATTCCAATTCCAGGTGGAGATAGAATTGGTCGTAGAAGACTTGATTCTCATTTAATAGGATTAAAATTACTAGGTGGAATAATACATTATAATGATATAAATAAAAATTTTTATTTACATACAAATCATAAAAAATTAATTGGAACATATATTTTAATGGAAGAAGCTTCAATAACAGGAACTGCTAATATTATAATGGCAGCTTCTTTAGCTAAAGGATTAACTACAATATATAATGCAGCTTGTGAACCATATATTCAACAATTATGTAGATTTTTAAATAAAATGGGAGCAAAAATTTCAGGAATTGGAACAAATTTACTTAAAATAAAAGGAGTAAATAATTTAAAAGGTTGTTCTCATAATATACTTCCAGATATGATAGAAATTGGAAGTTGGATTGGATTAGCCGCAACTACACGTTCTGAAATTAGAATAAAAAATGTTAGTTGGAAAAATTTAGGAATAATTCCTAATATTTTTATTAAAATGGGAATAAAATTAAAAAAAAAAAAAGATGATATTTATATTTTTCCACAAGAATCTTATAATATAAAAAAATTATTTAATAATTCAATATTAACAATATCAGATTCTCCTTGGCCAGGATTGACTCCAGATTTACTTAGTATTTTAATTGTAGTAGCAACACAAGCTAATGGTAGTGTTTTGATTCATCAAAAAATGTTTGAAAGCAGATTATTTTTTGTAGATAAACTAATTGATATGGGTGCTCAAATAATATTATGTGATCCTCATAGAGCTACTGTAATAGGATTAGATCATAAATCTTATTTACGAGGTTCTATATTAAACTCTCCTGATATAAGAGCAGGAATTTCATTACTTATAGCAGCTTTATCTGCTAAAGGTATTAGTATAATAAAAAATATTGAACAAATAGATAGAGGATACGAAAATATAGATAAAAGATTACGCAATATAGGTGCAAAAATTATAAGAATAGACTAAAATATTAAAAAATTTTTTAGATTTAATACTTTTAAAAAAAATAATAATGAAAAAAAAACATGAAAAAATTCGAATATATAACTAAAAAAGGATTAATAAAATTACAAAAAGAAATAGAAAGATTAGAAAACATAGAACGTTCTAAAATATCTATACAAATAGCAGAAGCTAGAGATAAAGGAGATTTATCAGAAAATGCCGAATATGATGCAATAAAAGAAGCTCAAGGATTATTAGAAATGAATATTTCTAAATTAAAAAAAAAATTATATAACGCAAGAATTATAGATAAAAAACAAATAAATAAAACTAGAGTATCAATATTATCTACAGTAAAAGTATTAAATATTGATAACAAAATAGAAAATATATACACTATAGTTCCAGAAGGTGAAGCTGATTTAAAATCAGGAAAAATATCTGTAAAAACACCTATATCTATGGGATTACTAGGAAAACAAGTAGGAAAAATTGCTAATATTAAATTACCAAATAATATGATAATAAATTATAAAATATTAGAAATAACTTTTAATGAAATATAATATTTTTCATAAAATAATAAATAATAAAATTGAATGCTATAAATTAGCAGAAGATTATAATCATATAGCTTTTTTAGATATTTTTCCCTTAAAAATAGGACATACTTTAGTCATTCCAAAAAATATATATAAAGATAAAATTTTTTCTTTATCAGAAAAAAATTATATATCTATAATGATTTTTTCTAGAAAAGTTGCAATAGGATTGGAAAAATCTATTCCTTGTAAAAGAATTGGAATGTTTATTATGGGATTTGAAATTCCACATATTCACATTCATCTAATTCCTATGGATAAAGAATCTGATTGTGATTTTTTTAAAAAAAGAATTTCTTTATCAAAAAATAAAATGAATTTTTTATCAAAAAGAATTAAAAAATTTATAATTTTGTAATTTTAAAAAATTAACTAATTTAATTACAATCAAATAAAATTTTAAGACCTTTTATTGTATGTAGTTTATCTTTAATATGAATTTTATTTGTTAGTGGAGTATATATATGGGATAATCCTCCTGTAGATACAACAAAACATTTTTCCTTTAATTCATTATTAATTCTGTTAATTAATCCTTCAACCATACTCAAATATCCATATATAATTCCACTTTGAATACATGATTCAGTATTAATTCCTAATATACTAGAAGGTTTTTTTAATTCTATTTGAGATAATTGAGATGTATTTTTAATTAATGAATTTAAAGAAATATTAATTCCTGGAGAAATAATTACCCCTTTAATTGTTCTATATTTATCAATACAAATTAAACTTAATGCAGTCCCAAAATCTATTACTAATGTTGTTTTTTTATAAATTATATATGCTGCTATTGCATTTGCATATAAATCTGTTCCCAACTGATGAAAATTATGTTCTTTTATAGGTGATTTTGAATATTTATTTACTATTAATGGATTTATTTTATGTATTTCATATATAGATTGATATATAACATTAGTTAATTGAGGAACAACTGATCCAATTACTATATTCTTTATTTGTTTTAAAAAAATTTTTTTTTGATCATATATATTTTTAAATAATAAAATATATTCATCTGATGATTTATATGGAATACTACTAATTATCCAAGAATGATTACATTGTAAGTTTTCAGTTTTATCATTATGTTTAAATAAACCAAATCTAATATTTGAATTTCCTATATTTATAGTTAACAACATATATAATTTAATATTTACATAAATTGAAAATAAACTATTAGTAATAAAACAAATACAAATTTATAATATCAATAATAATTACTTTTTAACTTTATTTTAATTAAAACCATAATAATTTTGTGAAAAAAAATTTAGTTCATACAATAGATAATTTTAATTTATTTTCATTAAATAATAAAAATATACCAACAATAATATTGATTCATGGATTTATGGGAAATATAAATGTTTGGAATAATTTATATAATTCATTATACAATAAATATAAATTTATATTAGTAGATATTCCAGGACATGGAAATAATATTTTTTATAAAAATTATAATTATACTATAGATAATATAGCAAATGATATTATAGATAATATTTTGAA
This window encodes:
- a CDS encoding ATP-dependent helicase; the protein is MKICFNNLNDIQKKIIKTIHGPVLVIAGAGSGKTRVIVYRIAHMIQNMGINPCNILTLTFTNKSAIEMKNRISIFINDLELNKLNIGTFHSIFSKILRHESKYIGYDSNYTIYDKKDSENIIKKILEKLKLDKIFNFKTITKIISNYKNNFSFSENIKIKKSFKEIYDCYVKQCFKSKALDFDDILLYTNYIFYYFPEVLIKYQNKFKYILIDEYQDTNIIQHNIIKHLSIKNKNIFVVGDDFQNIYTFRGAKVSNIKNFHIEYNKTKIFYLEQNYRSTDYIVKASNKIISFNKNQILKNVWTNNEKGEKIKIYGAYSDREEAQYIVESIISIKKNSKYQYKDFSILYRTNSQSYIIEYVLKNNKIPYKIYGNISLEKRKEIKDILSYLNFINNPNDEESLSKILKINTKNKEFINFIIKSTRERENNVFNIIQNINSVHKTLMINKKIKNKIQYIFYILKKIFLIKNKINAYEIIENIINNIFLHEKYYNNKSIVRLKYFFLQEKKLEIKKNISITEFLQDFYFEEKNNISKEHEYVKNDKVSLMTVHLSKGLEFPVVFITGLEENIFPSTKFNLNVDTKKIEEERRLFYVAITRAKKLAILTYAKYRFLWGNKKINDPSRFINEISKDFISIDNINTKKINNIKCFNSLKYYDEKKYNLSKIIKKGEKVFHKKFGLGIVLYLQNNNQIATIKFQKLGVKKILLKLNKLITL
- a CDS encoding HIT family protein, coding for MKYNIFHKIINNKIECYKLAEDYNHIAFLDIFPLKIGHTLVIPKNIYKDKIFSLSEKNYISIMIFSRKVAIGLEKSIPCKRIGMFIMGFEIPHIHIHLIPMDKESDCDFFKKRISLSKNKMNFLSKRIKKFIIL
- a CDS encoding cation diffusion facilitator family transporter, with the translated sequence MNKLKKFHYSSFFIQKIIFFVAIILFFIKFISWHITLSLSIFSDAMESLINIVSGFIGLCSLYISSLPKDRNHPYGHGKIEFISTAIEGFLIFIIGITVFINTFIRIKNNYNKFYLLKLDYGIILMFITAIINYILGIWACKIGNKNGTITLIASGKHLQIDTYSTIGIIIGLIFLNKTKCTWIDSFISIIFSCMILYTGIKLLRNAAAGIMDEYDKKLIKKLSFYLNKKRSIYWIDLHHLKIIKYGSALHIDCHLTVPWFFNIKDANREVKILTQLTRNKFGNKVDLSVHIDACTDYNCIFCYNNKCRFRKKNFQNKILWTLNEISYFKKKNKY
- the murA gene encoding UDP-N-acetylglucosamine 1-carboxyvinyltransferase, which codes for MGIFKIEGGYPLKGEITPQGSKNESLQILCAVLLTKEKLRIKNVPEIGDVKCLIKILYKLGVIVEKNNTGDYTFQAKNINTKYLKTKDFINLGKSIRGSIMIAGPLLSRYGSVNIPIPGGDRIGRRRLDSHLIGLKLLGGIIHYNDINKNFYLHTNHKKLIGTYILMEEASITGTANIIMAASLAKGLTTIYNAACEPYIQQLCRFLNKMGAKISGIGTNLLKIKGVNNLKGCSHNILPDMIEIGSWIGLAATTRSEIRIKNVSWKNLGIIPNIFIKMGIKLKKKKDDIYIFPQESYNIKKLFNNSILTISDSPWPGLTPDLLSILIVVATQANGSVLIHQKMFESRLFFVDKLIDMGAQIILCDPHRATVIGLDHKSYLRGSILNSPDIRAGISLLIAALSAKGISIIKNIEQIDRGYENIDKRLRNIGAKIIRID
- a CDS encoding DUF4290 domain-containing protein; amino-acid sequence: MEYNTNRFRLVMPEYGRNIHKMIDIAIKIKNKKKRNKFACEIIKLMTEFVKYKKKLIPYFKHILWNQLLIMSNYKLDIDLPFPIEHNNVIKKHYYNKKINYPKYLNDFRYYGKIIRYMINSVINCKNKLKKKELLYSIANTMKKNYLRWNKNIVEDNIIFKDLEKLSKGKICLLNNNTPLLQNSKILKKIRIYKNNNGNI
- the greA gene encoding transcription elongation factor GreA, whose product is MKKFEYITKKGLIKLQKEIERLENIERSKISIQIAEARDKGDLSENAEYDAIKEAQGLLEMNISKLKKKLYNARIIDKKQINKTRVSILSTVKVLNIDNKIENIYTIVPEGEADLKSGKISVKTPISMGLLGKQVGKIANIKLPNNMIINYKILEITFNEI
- a CDS encoding type III pantothenate kinase translates to MLLTINIGNSNIRFGLFKHNDKTENLQCNHSWIISSIPYKSSDEYILLFKNIYDQKKIFLKQIKNIVIGSVVPQLTNVIYQSIYEIHKINPLIVNKYSKSPIKEHNFHQLGTDLYANAIAAYIIYKKTTLVIDFGTALSLICIDKYRTIKGVIISPGINISLNSLIKNTSQLSQIELKKPSSILGINTESCIQSGIIYGYLSMVEGLINRINNELKEKCFVVSTGGLSHIYTPLTNKIHIKDKLHTIKGLKILFDCN